The following are from one region of the Paenibacillus protaetiae genome:
- a CDS encoding DUF58 domain-containing protein — protein MFGLTVVHKTIDTGSSAALAVWPAAVAEEEQEHLAFEVMAPGMRAQSGTQRFVSAQGGTPEGDAGMYLPFQRQPGIGPESRTYRAGDPMRAVDWKSAAKGRGLQTKLYPQEEPAETVIVLDTAAEAYDGSWRLFDAAAAWASLAAEQAAAKGGAVRLMVTQQAAGSSSPNMDAAGGMLVKPSGDIAPLMDFLAEVSWTAGNPQTAKLLPDRLEHGLHNRSGVLLFTGDWRNGERLEQLAGSASAAGITVKIAAIGDQLIPSYAMRERQRMLEKLGLMLVWLPVPAAIAPLPQQPEGGV, from the coding sequence TTGTTTGGTTTAACGGTTGTGCATAAGACGATTGATACCGGTTCATCTGCGGCGCTTGCCGTATGGCCGGCAGCCGTTGCCGAAGAAGAACAGGAGCATCTCGCCTTTGAAGTGATGGCGCCGGGGATGCGCGCACAATCCGGGACGCAGCGATTCGTTTCGGCGCAGGGCGGAACCCCGGAAGGGGATGCAGGAATGTATTTGCCTTTTCAGCGGCAGCCCGGCATCGGACCGGAAAGCAGGACGTACCGGGCAGGAGATCCGATGCGCGCGGTTGATTGGAAAAGCGCGGCTAAAGGGCGCGGCCTGCAAACAAAGCTGTATCCGCAGGAAGAGCCGGCGGAGACGGTCATTGTGCTCGATACGGCGGCAGAAGCATACGACGGCAGCTGGCGGCTGTTTGATGCCGCCGCCGCTTGGGCTTCGCTTGCAGCTGAGCAGGCGGCAGCCAAAGGCGGCGCGGTCCGGCTCATGGTTACGCAGCAGGCTGCCGGCAGCAGCAGTCCAAATATGGACGCAGCCGGCGGGATGCTGGTTAAACCATCCGGCGACATTGCGCCGCTGATGGATTTTTTGGCGGAAGTAAGCTGGACAGCCGGCAATCCGCAGACGGCAAAGCTGCTGCCGGATCGTCTGGAGCATGGGCTGCATAACCGTTCAGGCGTATTGCTGTTTACGGGCGATTGGAGAAACGGCGAACGGCTTGAACAGCTGGCCGGTTCGGCGTCTGCTGCAGGCATTACGGTCAAGATCGCCGCTATCGGCGACCAATTGATCCCTTCTTATGCGATGAGAGAAAGGCAGCGCATGCTGGAGAAGCTGGGGCTAATGCTCGTCTGGCTTCCGGTTCCCGCCGCAATTGCGCCGCTGCCGCAACAACCAGAAGGAGGCGTATAA
- a CDS encoding transglutaminase-like domain-containing protein, with product MLKTNRLPEASGRLDGGASAEEPSSLAYRLWTTVLLLGLIAEWMIPWMSSDWGSFYGLQPLLAAIVCMLLAGVFQPAWGASLMLNSFILLLGLFWQFRMDGQSAAGWLSGFASRVWEQLSHIQTYGLGVYSGELRTLLLFVGVALLAPALQSLIWLRQMALGFAALTAAYLLLLHAFAGTDVMGALIRTTVEGLLLGAAVGLPRVRRYEDSGAGTARNGYGMFSSAAAAVMIVGMIAGAGWLFAQGRTVSAEPANWAASLTGRVEQSVREMAAGGTGSSSEALRTADNGRAAGATTGYGFDDSRLGAPVTKDDTVLFTAQSPFATYWRGEAKSVYTGTGWTEAFSTSSLMKVEQDAEAAASLEADAASGRTVQGSAITQTVTFREPEKGLPLFAGGINSRLEQLTAGTSGIKQDHYLRSNATGALYAYSGDVPVKSYTVRTMLPITDPVKLRGLGIYTHELSASAASTAQTSGVRTNALPAEPGKADDSGKPAEGDGTESMPLDNKGEPLEGNGAFEAALRLRLQQLQGGLNSEAAAGGAEAGTPLQAQGAEPQSAAGAKPGFAALEAEPMIAASAGASEGTAQGAKSQSASGAEPGFAALEAEPMIAASAGASEGTAQGAESQSAAESAAALTAANADAHTQALTDPPSMAPYLQLPPSLPSRVLALAAEVGGGGMTNRYDQVKAIESFLKNSYRYTLDTKAPPKGADFVDHFLFDQREGYCVHFSSAMVVLLRANGIPARWVKGFAPGTELAGDGGSGNTGSGSAETAGMSTYAIRAEDAHAWVEVYFPGAGWVPFDPTPGFSGFGDSGAAAAALSGLDAPDADVPAAAGEAAPAAGGLLARAETALASSAERLSQAASGAKLALQGAADEAAAAAPAAWAAAGGAALALAAAIAAAAQRKRLRLASALRRYGRAYAAAAPASAALQPLLAAAADALPGAGTSAGTSAARRQAHRRFLRPFAGTRHTAGSASMEPYFSSVSAAVWDQLSSGLTARSGPSRTSREYAAQIAGAWPSGKAEAFRRFVDWDDEARYARKECWQAPPPEELKAVVRSLVSRSSKA from the coding sequence ATGCTCAAAACGAATCGACTGCCTGAAGCCTCCGGCCGTTTGGACGGCGGCGCTTCAGCGGAGGAGCCAAGCAGCCTGGCATACCGGCTGTGGACGACTGTGCTGCTGCTTGGTCTCATTGCGGAATGGATGATTCCTTGGATGAGCAGCGATTGGGGTTCATTTTACGGCTTGCAGCCGCTGCTTGCGGCGATTGTCTGCATGCTGCTTGCCGGCGTGTTTCAGCCGGCATGGGGCGCATCGCTTATGTTGAACAGCTTTATTTTGCTGCTGGGCTTGTTTTGGCAGTTCCGGATGGACGGACAGTCAGCGGCAGGCTGGCTGTCCGGCTTCGCCTCCCGGGTTTGGGAGCAGCTGTCCCATATCCAAACGTACGGGCTTGGCGTGTATTCCGGCGAATTGCGGACGCTGCTGCTTTTTGTCGGCGTTGCGCTGCTGGCGCCGGCTTTGCAGTCGCTTATATGGCTGCGTCAGATGGCGCTTGGATTTGCCGCTTTAACCGCGGCTTATTTGCTTCTTCTGCATGCTTTTGCCGGAACGGATGTGATGGGAGCTTTAATTCGGACCACGGTAGAAGGGCTTCTGCTGGGAGCCGCTGTCGGCTTGCCCCGCGTGCGCCGTTATGAAGATTCCGGCGCAGGAACCGCCCGTAACGGGTATGGCATGTTCAGCTCAGCCGCCGCTGCGGTAATGATCGTTGGCATGATTGCCGGTGCAGGCTGGCTGTTCGCGCAAGGGCGCACCGTTTCTGCGGAACCGGCGAATTGGGCGGCATCGCTGACCGGCCGGGTGGAGCAGTCGGTGCGCGAGATGGCCGCAGGCGGAACGGGAAGCAGCAGCGAGGCGCTCCGGACGGCTGATAATGGCCGTGCAGCCGGAGCGACGACCGGATACGGCTTTGACGACAGCCGCCTTGGCGCGCCGGTTACGAAAGACGATACGGTTCTGTTTACCGCGCAGTCCCCTTTTGCAACCTATTGGCGGGGTGAGGCGAAAAGCGTCTATACCGGCACCGGCTGGACAGAAGCTTTCAGCACAAGCAGCTTAATGAAGGTAGAGCAGGACGCGGAAGCAGCCGCGTCGCTTGAAGCCGATGCGGCTTCGGGCAGAACGGTGCAGGGAAGCGCCATTACGCAAACCGTTACGTTCCGCGAGCCGGAGAAAGGATTGCCGCTGTTCGCCGGCGGCATCAATAGCCGTCTTGAACAGCTGACTGCCGGCACTTCCGGCATCAAGCAGGATCATTATCTCCGTTCTAATGCAACAGGCGCGCTATACGCATATTCCGGCGATGTTCCGGTCAAAAGCTATACGGTCCGCACGATGCTGCCGATTACGGACCCGGTTAAACTGCGCGGGCTGGGCATCTATACGCATGAGCTTTCCGCTTCCGCCGCTTCAACGGCGCAAACATCCGGCGTACGGACGAATGCTTTGCCTGCCGAACCCGGCAAGGCGGACGATTCCGGCAAGCCGGCTGAAGGAGACGGCACGGAAAGCATGCCGCTGGATAACAAAGGCGAGCCGCTGGAAGGCAACGGGGCGTTCGAAGCCGCCTTGCGGCTTAGGCTGCAACAGCTGCAAGGCGGCTTAAACAGCGAAGCTGCAGCCGGCGGGGCGGAAGCGGGAACGCCGCTGCAGGCGCAAGGCGCAGAGCCACAATCGGCGGCTGGAGCAAAGCCGGGGTTTGCGGCGCTGGAAGCTGAACCGATGATTGCGGCATCCGCCGGAGCAAGCGAAGGAACCGCGCAAGGCGCTAAATCTCAATCGGCGTCTGGAGCAGAGCCGGGGTTTGCGGCGCTGGAAGCTGAACCAATGATTGCGGCATCCGCCGGAGCAAGCGAAGGAACCGCGCAAGGCGCTGAATCTCAATCGGCGGCTGAATCCGCAGCGGCGCTTACGGCGGCAAATGCCGACGCGCATACGCAGGCTTTGACGGATCCGCCGTCTATGGCGCCGTATTTGCAGCTGCCGCCTTCGCTGCCAAGCCGCGTGCTGGCGCTTGCCGCCGAGGTAGGCGGCGGGGGCATGACGAACCGGTACGATCAGGTGAAAGCGATCGAAAGCTTTTTGAAAAACAGCTACCGCTATACGCTGGACACGAAAGCGCCGCCGAAAGGGGCGGACTTTGTCGATCATTTCTTGTTCGACCAGCGGGAAGGCTATTGCGTCCATTTTTCGTCGGCGATGGTTGTGCTGCTGCGGGCTAACGGCATTCCGGCCAGATGGGTAAAAGGTTTTGCGCCGGGGACAGAGCTGGCGGGTGACGGCGGCAGCGGCAACACGGGAAGCGGCAGTGCGGAAACGGCGGGGATGAGCACTTATGCGATCCGCGCCGAAGACGCCCACGCCTGGGTAGAGGTATATTTCCCGGGAGCAGGCTGGGTGCCGTTTGACCCGACGCCGGGCTTCTCCGGCTTTGGCGATTCCGGTGCGGCTGCAGCCGCTTTATCCGGGCTGGATGCTCCGGATGCGGATGTGCCGGCAGCCGCCGGCGAAGCCGCCCCGGCAGCAGGCGGGCTGCTGGCGCGCGCCGAAACGGCGCTTGCTTCGTCCGCAGAGCGGCTGTCGCAAGCGGCGTCGGGCGCCAAGCTTGCGCTGCAGGGCGCAGCGGACGAAGCCGCGGCTGCAGCGCCTGCCGCTTGGGCCGCCGCCGGCGGGGCCGCATTGGCGCTTGCCGCGGCCATTGCCGCCGCCGCGCAGCGGAAGCGGCTCCGCCTCGCGTCGGCGCTGCGCCGGTACGGCCGCGCTTATGCCGCTGCGGCGCCCGCAAGCGCGGCTTTGCAGCCATTGTTGGCGGCTGCGGCTGATGCGCTGCCGGGCGCTGGCACAAGCGCCGGCACATCAGCGGCGCGCCGGCAGGCGCACAGGCGCTTCTTGCGCCCGTTTGCCGGGACGCGGCATACTGCCGGCTCCGCATCCATGGAGCCGTATTTTAGCAGCGTGTCCGCAGCCGTGTGGGATCAGCTGAGCAGCGGCCTTACTGCACGCAGCGGTCCGTCCCGGACTTCGCGGGAATACGCGGCGCAGATCGCTGGCGCTTGGCCGTCCGGCAAAGCCGAGGCTTTCCGGCGTTTTGTGGATTGGGACGATGAAGCCAGGTATGCCCGCAAGGAATGCTGGCAGGCGCCGCCTCCGGAAGAACTGAAGGCGGTAGTCCGGTCGCTGGTGAGCAGAAGCAGCAAAGCTTAA